The Flavobacterium sp. HJ-32-4 genome contains a region encoding:
- a CDS encoding MbnP family protein — protein sequence MKKYLLFMACIVMGTTVVSCSNDDTNTPSGTGNLIVEFDNVFGANDLILNTASYSTSQNENLKISQVKYIVSNIKLTRKDGTIFTYPKAESYFIVDETDATTHELELSGIPAGDYESISFGIGVDEAQFNLGADGQGNFLAWADSEDMMWSWSAGYKFVMFEGMFTSPTVSSDTMFMVHTGKTGASYNYAEITLPMTNDALVRTNITPQVHIFADVAKIIDGTNKISLTANNMGGMGAMIMGGEALPQITANLQGMFTVNHVHNE from the coding sequence ATGAAAAAATACCTCCTTTTCATGGCGTGTATCGTCATGGGCACAACCGTCGTATCCTGTTCGAACGACGATACCAATACGCCATCCGGCACCGGCAACCTCATTGTAGAATTCGACAATGTGTTCGGCGCAAACGACTTAATCCTGAATACGGCTTCTTATTCGACGTCGCAGAACGAGAACCTGAAGATTTCGCAGGTGAAATATATCGTCAGTAATATCAAACTGACCCGCAAAGACGGTACCATTTTCACCTATCCAAAAGCCGAAAGTTACTTTATTGTAGACGAGACGGATGCAACCACTCACGAACTCGAACTTTCGGGTATTCCGGCTGGTGATTACGAATCGATTTCCTTTGGAATCGGTGTGGATGAAGCCCAATTTAACCTGGGTGCTGACGGACAAGGTAATTTCCTGGCATGGGCAGACAGCGAAGACATGATGTGGTCTTGGAGTGCCGGTTACAAATTTGTCATGTTCGAAGGCATGTTTACATCCCCTACCGTTTCAAGCGACACTATGTTCATGGTCCATACCGGAAAAACGGGGGCTTCCTACAATTATGCCGAGATTACGCTTCCGATGACCAACGACGCACTTGTGCGCACCAACATTACCCCACAGGTACACATCTTTGCGGATGTAGCGAAAATCATCGACGGCACCAACAAAATTTCGTTGACTGCAAATAATATGGGCGGTATGGGTGCGATGATAATGGGAGGCGAGGCTTTGCCACAAATAACAGCCAACCTGCAGGGAATGTTCACCGTCAACCATGTCCACAACGAATAA